In Thermus filiformis, one DNA window encodes the following:
- a CDS encoding endonuclease V, translating into MTLFPKPQSLEKARSLQEALRNRVVLEGSLEGVRRLAALDAAHKKGGPLVAVAVLYDLEKGPLFVGRGRVEEAELFPYVPGFLSFREAPAYLEALRALPEAPEVLLVDGQGIAHPRGLGIASHLGVHLDLPSLGVAKSLLYGRPEAPLPQEAGSAVRLLSPEGRPLGYVYRSRTGTRPLYVSPGHRVGLEEALAFVRRLPTRYRLPEPLRLAHLEATRARVEAWSTGSPGS; encoded by the coding sequence ATGACCCTCTTCCCGAAGCCCCAAAGCCTCGAGAAGGCCCGATCCCTCCAGGAGGCCCTGAGAAACCGGGTGGTCCTGGAGGGAAGCCTCGAGGGGGTGCGCCGCCTCGCCGCCCTGGACGCGGCCCACAAAAAGGGAGGGCCCCTGGTGGCGGTGGCGGTCCTTTACGACCTGGAAAAGGGCCCCCTCTTCGTGGGCCGAGGCCGGGTGGAGGAGGCCGAGCTCTTCCCCTACGTGCCGGGCTTCCTCTCCTTCCGGGAGGCCCCCGCCTACCTGGAGGCCCTAAGGGCCCTTCCCGAGGCCCCGGAGGTCCTCCTGGTGGACGGCCAGGGGATCGCCCACCCCCGGGGGCTGGGCATCGCCAGCCACCTGGGGGTGCACCTGGACCTCCCCAGCCTGGGGGTGGCCAAGAGCCTCCTCTACGGCCGTCCGGAAGCCCCCCTCCCCCAGGAGGCGGGGAGCGCCGTGCGCCTCCTAAGCCCCGAGGGGCGGCCTTTGGGCTACGTCTACCGGAGCCGCACCGGGACCCGTCCCCTTTACGTCTCCCCCGGGCACCGGGTGGGCCTGGAGGAGGCCCTGGCCTTCGTAAGGCGGCTTCCCACCCGGTACCGCCTGCCGGAGCCCTTGCGGCTTGCCCACCTCGAGGCCACCCGGGCTAGAGTGGAGGCATGGTCTACCGGCTCGCCTGGTTCCTAG
- a CDS encoding DHH family phosphoesterase gives MGDYRGVDALNQPEPRYFEKMRLVAEVLKAVEGPIYVVTHVDPDGDAIGSSLGLYRALKALGKDARWVATPPRFLRFLAKEEEYADPVDTLPPGATLVVLDAAEPSRAVGAPVEGFVINIDHHGTNPRFGQISVVDPSKAATAQMVKDLIDLLGVEWTPEIATPVLTGLITDTGNFRFANTTPEVLRVAAELVGYGVKLAELTDRLQWRPPSYYKLMGKVLSTVEFHFGGLLVTAHLPEEAQAEEDSDDFVGLIRYAEGSVVAVFLRPKEEGVKVSIRSRGGVSAQNIALRLGGGGHVPAAGATLKGMDLEAAYEKVLEAVQEELRRAGYL, from the coding sequence ATGGGGGATTATAGAGGGGTGGACGCGCTCAACCAACCCGAACCCCGCTACTTTGAGAAGATGCGCCTGGTGGCCGAGGTCCTGAAGGCCGTGGAGGGGCCCATCTACGTGGTGACCCACGTGGACCCCGACGGGGACGCCATCGGGAGCTCCTTGGGCCTTTACCGGGCCCTCAAGGCCCTGGGCAAGGACGCCCGCTGGGTGGCCACCCCGCCTCGCTTCCTTCGCTTCTTGGCCAAGGAGGAGGAGTACGCGGACCCCGTGGACACTCTCCCCCCCGGGGCTACCCTGGTGGTCCTGGACGCCGCCGAGCCCTCCCGGGCCGTGGGGGCTCCGGTGGAGGGTTTCGTCATCAACATAGACCACCACGGCACCAACCCCCGCTTCGGCCAGATCTCGGTGGTGGACCCCTCCAAGGCGGCCACCGCCCAGATGGTCAAGGACCTCATAGACCTTTTGGGGGTGGAGTGGACGCCGGAGATCGCCACCCCGGTCCTCACCGGCCTCATCACCGACACCGGCAACTTCCGCTTCGCCAACACCACCCCGGAGGTCCTGCGGGTGGCGGCGGAGCTCGTGGGCTACGGGGTCAAGCTCGCCGAGCTCACCGACCGGCTCCAGTGGCGCCCCCCCTCGTACTACAAGCTCATGGGGAAGGTGCTCTCCACCGTGGAGTTCCACTTCGGGGGGCTTCTCGTCACCGCCCACCTGCCGGAGGAGGCCCAGGCCGAGGAGGACTCGGACGACTTTGTGGGCCTCATCCGCTACGCGGAGGGGAGCGTGGTGGCGGTCTTCCTCCGGCCCAAAGAGGAGGGGGTGAAGGTCTCCATTCGCAGCCGAGGGGGGGTTTCGGCCCAGAACATCGCCCTGAGGCTGGGCGGGGGCGGGCACGTGCCTGCGGCGGGGGCCACCCTGAAGGGGATGGACCTCGAGGCCGCCTACGAGAAGGTGCTCGAGGCCGTACAGGAGGAGCTTAGGCGGGCGGGGTACCTCTAG
- a CDS encoding lysophospholipid acyltransferase family protein: MVYRLAWFLARLLLHALFGFSIRGKERVPKTGPVILAANHLSILDPIAIGVAVWRPVSFFARADVFRLPVLSWLLPRLYAIPVERGESDLSAIKKALRTLERGFAFGIFPEGTRSRTGRLQPFKTGVAAIALRTGTPVVPVAVMGTEKALPVGARMIRLRRPIRVVFGDPIPVPKKERPSREDLLRLTREIEAKVAELLDPPYRPT, from the coding sequence ATGGTCTACCGGCTCGCCTGGTTCCTAGCCCGCCTCCTCCTCCACGCCCTCTTCGGCTTCTCCATCCGGGGGAAGGAGCGCGTCCCCAAGACCGGCCCGGTCATCCTGGCCGCCAACCACCTCTCCATCCTGGACCCCATCGCGATAGGGGTGGCCGTCTGGCGTCCGGTGAGCTTCTTCGCCCGGGCCGACGTCTTCCGCCTCCCCGTCCTCTCCTGGCTTTTGCCCCGGCTGTACGCCATCCCGGTGGAGCGGGGGGAGAGCGACCTCTCGGCCATAAAGAAGGCGTTAAGGACCCTGGAAAGGGGGTTTGCCTTCGGCATCTTCCCCGAAGGGACAAGGAGCCGTACTGGCCGCCTCCAGCCCTTCAAGACCGGGGTGGCCGCCATCGCCTTAAGGACCGGCACCCCCGTGGTCCCGGTGGCGGTGATGGGCACGGAGAAGGCCCTGCCCGTGGGGGCCCGGATGATCCGCCTCCGGAGGCCCATCCGGGTGGTCTTCGGAGACCCCATCCCCGTGCCCAAGAAGGAGCGGCCGAGCCGGGAGGACCTCCTCCGGCTGACCCGTGAGATAGAGGCCAAGGTGGCGGAACTCCTGGACCCCCCCTACCGCCCCACGTAA
- a CDS encoding class I mannose-6-phosphate isomerase: MVFSRPKPVKRVWGGSRLGFGEGVGEVWLLESPLLVKLLDPADWLSVQVHPPDAYALAREGKPGKTEAWYVLSEGEIVYGFTRPVSREEVREKALFGRLDEVLNRVRVRRGEVVYIPAGTVHALGPGTMVYEVQQPSDLTYRLYDYGRPRELHLEKALEVAILEPTPLPRFEPEGTRLLASPYFTLHRFSLKGRLSLRADRPLALTLLEGAAVLAGRPLRFPDTLLLEPGEEVDLEGEGVLLGAEAIYTTPAWRKPSWGPQ; the protein is encoded by the coding sequence GTGGTCTTCTCGCGCCCGAAGCCCGTAAAGAGGGTCTGGGGAGGTAGCCGCCTGGGCTTTGGGGAAGGGGTGGGGGAGGTTTGGCTTTTGGAGAGCCCCCTCCTGGTCAAGCTCCTGGACCCCGCGGACTGGCTTTCCGTCCAGGTCCACCCCCCGGACGCCTACGCCTTGGCCCGGGAGGGGAAGCCCGGAAAAACGGAGGCCTGGTACGTCCTCTCTGAGGGGGAGATCGTCTACGGCTTCACCCGGCCGGTGAGCCGGGAGGAGGTACGGGAGAAGGCCCTCTTTGGCCGTTTGGACGAGGTCCTGAACCGGGTCCGGGTGCGAAGGGGCGAGGTGGTCTACATCCCCGCGGGCACGGTCCACGCCCTGGGCCCGGGGACGATGGTCTACGAGGTCCAACAGCCCTCCGACCTCACCTACCGCCTCTACGACTACGGCCGACCCCGGGAGCTCCACCTGGAAAAGGCCCTGGAGGTGGCCATCCTGGAGCCCACCCCCCTTCCCCGCTTTGAACCGGAGGGGACGCGGCTTCTGGCCTCGCCCTACTTCACCCTCCACCGCTTTTCGCTGAAGGGGCGGCTTTCCCTTAGGGCCGACCGGCCCCTGGCCCTCACCCTTTTGGAGGGGGCAGCGGTCCTTGCGGGAAGGCCCCTTCGCTTCCCGGACACCCTCCTCCTCGAGCCGGGGGAGGAGGTGGACCTCGAGGGGGAAGGGGTCCTCCTGGGGGCAGAGGCCATCTATACCACCCCAGCTTGGCGCAAGCCAAGCTGGGGGCCCCAGTAA
- a CDS encoding HU family DNA-binding protein — protein MAAKKTVTKADLVDQVATATGMKKKDTKAIVDAFLAKVEEALAAGNKVQLTGFGTFEVRKRKARTGVKPGTKEKIKIPATQYPAFKPGKALKDQVKK, from the coding sequence ATGGCTGCAAAGAAAACGGTGACCAAAGCGGATCTGGTGGACCAGGTGGCCACCGCCACCGGTATGAAGAAGAAGGACACCAAGGCGATCGTGGACGCGTTCCTGGCCAAGGTGGAGGAGGCCCTGGCGGCGGGCAACAAGGTGCAGCTCACCGGCTTCGGCACCTTTGAGGTGCGCAAGCGCAAGGCCCGCACCGGCGTGAAGCCCGGCACCAAGGAGAAGATCAAGATCCCCGCCACCCAGTACCCCGCCTTCAAGCCGGGCAAGGCCCTGAAGGACCAGGTCAAGAAGTAA
- a CDS encoding NUDIX domain-containing protein, giving the protein MAHPEEHPIPTVGALIEKEGRVLLVKTTKWRGLWGVPGGKVRLGESLEEALRREVLEEVGLTLKEVRFALLQEAIWSPEFHRPAHFLLVNYFAKGEGEVRPGEEILEWAWVEAEGGLDYPLNSFTRVLLLAYLGKGGTPS; this is encoded by the coding sequence ATGGCGCATCCGGAGGAGCATCCCATCCCCACGGTCGGGGCCCTGATTGAGAAGGAAGGCCGGGTCCTCCTGGTCAAGACCACCAAGTGGCGGGGGCTTTGGGGGGTGCCCGGGGGAAAAGTCCGCTTGGGGGAGAGCCTGGAAGAGGCCCTGAGGCGGGAGGTCCTGGAGGAGGTAGGCCTCACCCTAAAGGAGGTCCGCTTCGCCCTCCTCCAGGAAGCCATCTGGAGCCCGGAGTTCCACCGCCCGGCCCACTTCCTCCTGGTGAACTACTTCGCCAAGGGAGAGGGGGAGGTGCGCCCGGGTGAAGAGATCCTGGAGTGGGCCTGGGTGGAGGCGGAAGGGGGGCTGGACTACCCCCTGAACTCCTTCACCCGGGTCCTCCTCCTGGCCTACTTAGGGAAAGGGGGAACACCATCATGA
- the aroA gene encoding 3-phosphoshikimate 1-carboxyvinyltransferase, with product MDLLLPPAKALRGRLRVPGDKSVTHRGLILLSLAEGEGRLLYPLKAGDTLSTLRAMQALGAEITEEGPHLRVRGRGLRLKEPEDVLDCQNAGTLMRLLAGLLSGQEGFFVLTGDASLRRRPMDRVALPLRAMGAQIDGREGGRYAPLALRGGGLRGISYTLPVPSAQVKSALLLAGLFADGVTEVVEPVPTRDHTERLFRHFGLPLETEGPRIRTWQTGPFPARDLVVPGDFSSAAFFLVAALITPDSEVRVEGVGLNPTRTGLLEVLKAMGAELEWEVLEGEEGEPVGTITARSSALKGVEVDEGLIPLMVDEVPVLAAAAAWAEGETFIPGLSELRVKESDRVRAIAHNLRALGVEVEEGPDWLRIKGGVRPGATPVVEPFHDHRIAMAFAVAGLPLGVRVREAEWATISYPGFFEDLKGLYAAG from the coding sequence ATGGACCTCCTTCTGCCACCCGCCAAGGCCCTCCGGGGACGGCTACGGGTCCCCGGGGACAAGTCCGTGACCCACCGGGGTCTGATCCTCCTAAGCCTGGCCGAGGGGGAAGGACGCCTCCTCTACCCCCTGAAGGCGGGGGACACCCTCTCCACCCTGCGGGCCATGCAGGCCCTGGGGGCGGAGATCACCGAGGAGGGGCCCCACCTGCGCGTGCGGGGCCGGGGCCTGAGGCTGAAGGAGCCCGAGGACGTGCTGGACTGCCAGAACGCGGGCACCCTGATGCGCCTCCTCGCGGGCCTCCTCTCCGGCCAGGAGGGGTTTTTCGTCCTCACGGGGGACGCCTCCTTGCGTAGGCGGCCCATGGACCGGGTCGCCCTTCCCCTAAGGGCCATGGGGGCCCAGATAGACGGGCGCGAGGGGGGCCGGTACGCCCCCTTGGCCCTTAGGGGCGGGGGGCTCAGGGGCATCTCCTACACCCTCCCCGTGCCCAGCGCCCAGGTGAAGAGCGCCCTCCTCCTGGCGGGGCTCTTCGCGGACGGGGTGACGGAGGTGGTGGAGCCCGTCCCCACCCGGGACCACACGGAGCGCCTCTTCCGCCACTTCGGCCTGCCCCTAGAAACCGAAGGCCCCCGCATCCGCACCTGGCAAACCGGCCCCTTCCCTGCCCGGGACCTGGTGGTGCCCGGGGACTTCTCCAGCGCCGCCTTCTTCCTGGTGGCGGCCCTCATCACCCCGGACTCCGAGGTGCGGGTGGAGGGGGTGGGCCTGAACCCCACCCGGACCGGCCTCCTGGAAGTCCTCAAGGCGATGGGGGCGGAGCTGGAGTGGGAGGTGCTGGAGGGGGAGGAAGGGGAGCCGGTGGGGACAATCACCGCCCGGAGCAGCGCCCTCAAAGGGGTGGAGGTGGACGAAGGCCTCATCCCCCTCATGGTGGACGAGGTCCCCGTCCTGGCCGCCGCCGCCGCCTGGGCCGAGGGGGAGACCTTCATCCCGGGCCTCTCCGAGCTCCGGGTCAAGGAGTCGGACCGGGTGCGGGCCATCGCCCACAACCTGCGGGCCCTGGGGGTGGAGGTGGAGGAAGGGCCGGACTGGCTCCGGATCAAGGGCGGGGTGCGGCCCGGGGCCACGCCGGTGGTGGAGCCCTTCCACGACCACCGCATCGCCATGGCCTTCGCGGTGGCGGGCCTGCCCCTGGGGGTGCGGGTCCGGGAGGCGGAGTGGGCCACCATCAGCTACCCCGGCTTCTTTGAGGACCTGAAGGGGCTGTATGCGGCCGGATGA
- the tmpR gene encoding bifunctional dihydropteridine reductase/dihydrofolate reductase TmpR gives MRTALVTGSAKGIGRAILLALAREGYQVAVHYRSSEGLAEATRREAEALGVRAIKVQADLTDPQEAARLVEEVVFHLGGIGVLVNNVGDYLYKPIEEVSLEEWRWILDTNLTATFLVTQAALPHMMAQGYGRIVNLGYAGAQNLLARPHITPYVIAKTGVILYTKALAKRLAGMNITANVVAPGVAENSVSKPLSEIPMGRLALLEEIAQAVLFFVKDESRYLTGQVLEVAGGWNL, from the coding sequence ATGAGGACGGCCCTGGTCACGGGGAGCGCCAAGGGGATCGGCCGGGCCATCCTCCTGGCCCTGGCCCGGGAGGGGTACCAGGTGGCCGTGCACTACCGGAGCTCGGAGGGCCTGGCCGAGGCCACCCGCCGCGAGGCGGAGGCCCTGGGGGTGAGGGCGATCAAGGTCCAGGCCGACCTGACCGACCCCCAGGAGGCGGCCCGGCTGGTGGAGGAGGTGGTCTTCCACCTGGGGGGGATCGGGGTCCTGGTGAACAACGTGGGGGACTACCTGTACAAGCCGATAGAGGAGGTCTCCCTCGAGGAGTGGCGCTGGATTTTGGACACCAACCTGACCGCCACCTTCCTGGTCACCCAGGCCGCCCTCCCCCATATGATGGCCCAGGGGTACGGCCGGATCGTCAACCTGGGCTACGCGGGGGCGCAGAACCTCCTGGCCCGGCCCCACATCACCCCCTACGTCATCGCCAAGACCGGGGTCATCCTGTACACCAAGGCCCTGGCCAAGCGGCTCGCAGGGATGAACATCACCGCCAACGTGGTGGCCCCCGGGGTGGCGGAAAACTCCGTCTCCAAGCCCTTAAGCGAGATCCCCATGGGGCGGCTCGCCCTCCTGGAGGAGATCGCCCAGGCGGTCCTCTTCTTCGTCAAGGACGAGAGCCGCTACCTCACGGGGCAGGTGCTCGAGGTGGCGGGGGGGTGGAACCTCTAA
- a CDS encoding Uma2 family endonuclease, which translates to MVRHRINLEEFQALLEKAPEGVRLELLDGEVYEMAPIGSGHAGLVIYLAKALERLYGDRALVSVQNPLLLSPHSLPQPDLVLLRPREDFYTQSLPRVEDVLLVVEVSLSTREIDQKVKLPLYAQAGIPEVWMVGEETLEVYREPKGGRYRLHLLLEAGEEVAPLSLGAPPFSFNPPRGTPPA; encoded by the coding sequence ATGGTCCGCCACCGGATAAACCTCGAGGAGTTCCAGGCCCTCCTAGAGAAGGCGCCCGAAGGGGTGCGCCTGGAGCTTTTGGACGGGGAGGTCTACGAGATGGCGCCCATCGGAAGCGGCCACGCGGGCCTGGTGATCTACCTGGCGAAGGCGCTGGAACGGCTTTACGGGGACCGGGCCCTCGTCTCGGTGCAAAACCCCCTCCTGCTTTCTCCCCACTCCCTGCCCCAACCCGACCTGGTCCTCCTCCGCCCCCGGGAGGACTTCTACACCCAAAGCCTCCCTCGCGTGGAGGACGTCCTCCTCGTGGTGGAGGTGAGCCTCTCCACCCGGGAGATAGACCAGAAGGTGAAGCTTCCCCTGTACGCCCAGGCGGGCATCCCCGAGGTTTGGATGGTGGGCGAGGAGACCCTAGAGGTCTATCGGGAGCCCAAGGGGGGCCGTTACCGCCTCCACCTGCTCCTGGAAGCCGGGGAGGAAGTGGCGCCCTTAAGCCTCGGGGCGCCTCCCTTTTCCTTCAACCCGCCTAGAGGTACCCCGCCCGCCTAA
- the cmk gene encoding (d)CMP kinase, with amino-acid sequence MRPDEVITLDGPSASGKSTVARRLAQALGIPYLSSGLLYRAAALLALEEGLPLEEEPLLERLERSRVQLVPDPGGNRVLVDGQDRTEALHTPQVDRVVSQVARLPRVRDWVNRRLKEVPPPFVAEGRDMGRAVFPGARYKFYLTASPEVRARRRSGERPQAFEEVLQDLLLRDALDQAQSLPAPDALVLDTSQMTVEEVVAWILERIRD; translated from the coding sequence ATGCGGCCGGATGAGGTCATCACCTTAGACGGGCCTTCGGCCTCGGGCAAGAGCACGGTGGCCCGGCGGCTGGCCCAGGCTCTGGGCATCCCCTATCTCTCCAGCGGCCTCCTCTACCGGGCCGCGGCCCTTTTGGCCCTGGAAGAGGGCCTCCCCCTGGAGGAGGAGCCCCTTCTGGAGCGGCTCGAGCGAAGCCGGGTCCAGCTGGTCCCAGACCCAGGGGGAAACCGGGTCCTGGTGGACGGCCAGGACCGGACGGAGGCCCTCCACACCCCCCAGGTGGACCGGGTGGTCTCCCAGGTGGCCCGCCTCCCCCGAGTGCGCGACTGGGTCAACCGGCGGCTGAAGGAGGTCCCCCCGCCCTTCGTGGCGGAGGGGCGGGACATGGGCCGGGCGGTCTTCCCCGGGGCGCGGTACAAGTTCTACCTGACCGCGAGCCCCGAGGTGCGCGCCAGGAGAAGAAGCGGGGAGAGGCCCCAGGCCTTTGAGGAGGTGCTCCAAGACCTCCTCCTTCGGGACGCCCTGGACCAGGCCCAAAGCCTCCCCGCCCCGGACGCCTTGGTCCTGGACACCAGCCAGATGACGGTGGAGGAGGTGGTGGCCTGGATCCTGGAAAGGATCCGCGACTGA
- a CDS encoding 2,3-bisphosphoglycerate-independent phosphoglycerate mutase, translating to MDLFPVFKELHQKGGRILLVVLDGVGGLPLEPGGSTELEAAQTPNLDQLAEESALGLLTPVYPGLTPGSGPGHLALFGYDPFRFVVGRGALSALGLGVDFREGDVALRGNFATLSPEGVVLDRRAGRPSTEENRRVVAKLQAAIPRLEDVEVHFYTESEHRFLVVLRGEGLSDGVTDTDPQKTGLPPLKAQALDEAAEKTARLVNLLSERIREVLRDEPRLNGALFRGASTRPRFPGVEEVYGLKAAAIASYPMYKGLASLVGMEVLPVEGEGDAHEGKLRALRENWERYDFFYLHFKKTDAKGEDGDFWGKVKEIERFDALLPELLALGPQVLAVTGDHSTPALLKAHSWHPVPLLLKAPYLRKDEARRFTEGEAARGSLGHLRGVELMPLLLAHAGRLLKYGA from the coding sequence ATGGACCTCTTCCCCGTCTTCAAGGAGCTTCACCAAAAGGGCGGCCGGATCCTCCTGGTGGTCTTGGACGGCGTGGGGGGCCTTCCCCTGGAGCCCGGGGGGTCCACGGAGCTCGAGGCCGCCCAGACCCCGAACCTGGACCAGCTGGCCGAGGAGAGCGCCCTGGGCCTCCTCACCCCCGTCTACCCGGGGCTCACCCCGGGCTCGGGGCCGGGGCACCTGGCCCTCTTCGGCTACGACCCCTTCCGCTTCGTGGTGGGCCGGGGGGCCCTCTCGGCCTTGGGGCTGGGGGTGGATTTCCGAGAGGGGGACGTGGCCCTGAGGGGAAACTTCGCCACCCTTAGCCCCGAGGGGGTGGTGCTGGACCGCCGGGCGGGCCGGCCCTCCACCGAGGAGAACCGGAGGGTGGTCGCCAAGCTCCAGGCGGCCATCCCCCGCCTGGAGGACGTGGAGGTCCACTTCTACACGGAAAGCGAGCACCGCTTCCTGGTGGTCCTCCGGGGGGAGGGGCTTTCGGACGGGGTCACGGACACCGACCCCCAGAAGACGGGCCTCCCCCCCCTGAAGGCCCAGGCCCTGGACGAGGCCGCCGAAAAAACGGCCCGCCTGGTCAACCTCCTCTCCGAGAGGATCCGCGAGGTGCTCCGGGACGAGCCCCGGCTGAACGGCGCCCTCTTCCGGGGGGCCTCCACCCGGCCCCGCTTCCCCGGCGTGGAGGAGGTCTACGGGCTAAAGGCCGCCGCCATTGCCAGCTACCCCATGTACAAGGGCCTCGCGAGCCTGGTGGGGATGGAGGTCCTGCCCGTGGAGGGCGAGGGGGATGCCCACGAGGGAAAGCTCCGGGCCCTGAGGGAGAACTGGGAGCGCTACGACTTCTTTTACCTCCACTTCAAGAAGACGGACGCCAAGGGGGAGGACGGGGACTTCTGGGGCAAGGTGAAGGAGATTGAGCGCTTTGACGCCCTCCTCCCCGAGCTCCTCGCCCTGGGCCCCCAGGTCCTCGCCGTCACCGGGGACCACTCCACCCCGGCCCTCCTCAAGGCCCACTCCTGGCACCCCGTCCCCCTCCTCCTCAAGGCCCCTTACCTCCGCAAGGACGAAGCCCGGCGCTTCACCGAGGGCGAGGCCGCGAGGGGCAGCCTCGGCCACCTGAGGGGGGTGGAGCTCATGCCCCTCCTCCTGGCCCACGCGGGCAGGCTCCTGAAGTACGGAGCCTAA
- a CDS encoding SIS domain-containing protein, translating into MRDLDKQETYLVDRRGMAVELRDLAGSGPTPQGPLPEPYGLLAYGEAWWVGRLLGLPEWTEEGTQFLLQGGYDLGAALALGLVAETGRARLERLELPPSPLNPYRYLRYVLLAMGKEEVLLEVDQALLEERRRLGPEVPLEENPAKFLAYTLLERTPLFYAPDHPGLQEAAQALLARVGKSLSLVPPPTALEFFLTGLEARHEQGDPLAAVLLGSGAGVALAKEILESRVDTVAELAPPEAGPLAQALALWYRLAWTAYYLALLYGVDPGDPEVLLRLREAAS; encoded by the coding sequence ATGCGCGACCTGGACAAGCAGGAAACCTATCTGGTGGACCGCCGGGGGATGGCGGTGGAGCTGCGCGACTTGGCGGGCTCCGGCCCCACCCCCCAGGGCCCGCTCCCGGAGCCCTACGGCCTTCTGGCCTACGGGGAGGCCTGGTGGGTGGGGCGGCTTCTGGGCCTGCCCGAGTGGACGGAGGAGGGGACCCAGTTCCTCCTCCAGGGCGGGTACGACCTGGGGGCAGCCCTGGCCTTGGGCCTGGTGGCGGAGACGGGCCGGGCCCGGCTCGAGCGGCTGGAGCTTCCCCCGAGCCCCCTGAACCCTTACCGCTACCTCCGCTACGTGCTCCTGGCCATGGGGAAGGAGGAGGTCCTCCTCGAGGTGGACCAGGCCCTTTTGGAGGAGCGGAGACGGCTGGGGCCGGAGGTGCCCTTGGAGGAGAACCCGGCCAAGTTCCTGGCCTACACCCTCCTGGAGAGGACCCCCCTCTTCTATGCCCCGGACCACCCGGGCCTCCAGGAGGCGGCGCAGGCCCTCCTGGCCCGGGTGGGGAAGAGCCTTTCCCTCGTCCCGCCCCCCACCGCGCTGGAGTTCTTCCTCACCGGCCTCGAGGCCCGGCACGAGCAGGGGGACCCCCTGGCGGCGGTCCTCCTGGGAAGCGGGGCCGGGGTGGCCCTGGCCAAGGAGATCCTGGAGAGCCGGGTGGACACGGTGGCCGAGCTGGCCCCGCCCGAGGCCGGCCCCCTGGCCCAGGCCCTGGCCCTCTGGTACCGGCTGGCCTGGACCGCCTACTACCTGGCCCTCCTCTACGGGGTGGACCCCGGCGACCCGGAGGTCCTACTCCGGCTGCGGGAGGCCGCCTCCTGA
- a CDS encoding CDP-alcohol phosphatidyltransferase family protein, whose protein sequence is MVPGGKNRPVQEFLNVLIYRPLAHLVVRLLLPTPVRPHHLVLLHTGLVLVAALLIARGGGDLVAALLLQLKTVLDNADGQLARLRKEESELGRYLDSGMDLLGNAALFLAFYLREGEGGLVLLGFLVFTLTQAWDFNLEYLYRKARNEPFRPQVQDPPSFWLRLFRGLYALAYAPQDWLVRSLEEGLCRWLRLDPLRFWDELAVASVVNFGLTTHLFFMGLFLALGQIRAYLLFLLLLPVYLVGVYVWRIRRSIPSPRSGP, encoded by the coding sequence ATGGTCCCGGGAGGCAAGAACAGGCCCGTCCAGGAGTTCCTGAACGTCCTCATCTACCGCCCCCTGGCCCACCTGGTGGTCCGGCTCCTCCTGCCCACCCCCGTGCGCCCCCACCACCTGGTCCTCCTGCACACCGGCCTGGTCCTCGTGGCCGCCCTCCTGATCGCCCGGGGTGGGGGCGACCTGGTGGCCGCCCTTCTCCTCCAGCTCAAGACCGTTTTGGACAACGCCGACGGCCAGCTCGCCCGGCTGAGGAAGGAGGAAAGCGAGCTGGGCCGGTACCTGGACTCGGGGATGGACCTTTTGGGCAACGCCGCCCTCTTCCTGGCCTTTTACCTCCGGGAGGGGGAGGGGGGTTTGGTCCTCCTGGGGTTTCTCGTCTTCACCCTGACCCAGGCCTGGGACTTCAACCTGGAGTACCTCTACCGGAAGGCCAGGAACGAGCCCTTCCGCCCCCAGGTCCAGGACCCGCCCTCCTTCTGGCTCCGCCTCTTCCGGGGGCTGTACGCCCTGGCCTACGCCCCCCAGGACTGGCTGGTGCGCTCCCTCGAGGAAGGCCTTTGCCGGTGGCTCCGCCTGGACCCCTTGCGCTTCTGGGACGAGCTCGCCGTGGCCAGCGTGGTGAACTTCGGCCTCACCACCCACCTCTTCTTTATGGGCCTCTTCCTGGCCCTGGGCCAGATCCGGGCCTACCTCCTGTTCTTGCTCCTCCTCCCCGTGTATCTTGTGGGGGTCTACGTATGGCGCATCCGGAGGAGCATCCCATCCCCACGGTCGGGGCCCTGA